One Cynocephalus volans isolate mCynVol1 chromosome 5, mCynVol1.pri, whole genome shotgun sequence DNA window includes the following coding sequences:
- the TAF8 gene encoding transcription initiation factor TFIID subunit 8 — protein sequence MADTAAAGGAGGSGTRSGSKQSTNPADNYYLARRRTLQVVVSSLLTEAGFESAEKASVETLTEMLQSYISEIGRSAKSYCEHTARTQPTLSDIVVTLVEMGFNVDTLPAYAKRSQRMVITAPPVTNQPVTPKALTAGQNRPHPPHIPSHFPEFPDPHTYIKTPTYREPVSDYQVLREKAASQRRDVERALTRFMAKTGETQSLFKDDVSTFPLIAARPFTIPYLTALLPSELEMQQMEETDSSEQDEQTDTENLALHISTDDSGAEKENTSVLQQNPSLSGSRNGEENVIDNPYLRPVKKPKIRRKKSLS from the exons ATGGCCGACACGGCGGCCGCAGGCGGGGCCGGTGGCTCAGGAACG CGATCAGGAAGTAAACAGTCCACTAACCCTGCTGATAACTACTATCTGGCCCGGAGAAGAACCCTGCAAGTGGTTGTGAGCTCCTTGCTGACAGAGGCAGGGTTTGAGAGCGCCGAGAAAGCATCCGTGGAAACATTGACAGAGATGCTTCAGAGTT ACATTTCAGAAATTGGGAGGAGCGCCAAATCTTACTGTGAGCACACAGCCAGGACCCAGCCCACACTGTCAGATATCGTGGTCACACTGGTTGAGATGG GTTTCAATGTGGACACTCTCCCTGCTTATGCCAAACGGTCCCAGAGGATGGTCATCACTGCTC CTCCAGTGACCAATCAGCCAGTGACCCCCAAGGCCCTCACTGCAGGGCAGAACCGACCCCACCCGCCACACATCCCCAGCCATTTTCCTGAGTTCCCCGATCCCCACACCTACATCAAAACCCCG ACATACCGTGAGCCTGTGTCAGACTATCAGGTGCTGCGGGAGAAGGCTGCATCCCAGAGGCGTGATGTGGAGCGGGCACTCACCCGTTTTATGGCCAAGACAGGCGAAACCCAGAGTCTGTTCAAAGACGATGTCAGCACATTTCCAT TGATTGCGGCCAGACCTTTCACCATCCCCTACCTGACAGCTCTTCTTCCATCTGAGCTGGAGATGCAACAAATGGAAGAGACGGATTCCTCGGAGCAGGATgagcagacagacacagagaaccTCGCTCTTCATATCAGCACA GACGATTCTGGAGCCGAGAAGGAGAACACCTCTGTCCTGCAGCAGAACCCCTCCTTGTCGGGAAGCCGGAATGGAGAGGAGAACGTCATCGATAACCCCTATCTGCGGCCTGTGAAGAAACCCAAGATCCGCAGGAAGAA GTCTCTCTCGTGA